A portion of the Fusobacterium nucleatum genome contains these proteins:
- a CDS encoding OmpA family protein, protein MGKRKNSTTIMVMLFLLIFSLPALAVQALTTTQMRENSIRINALELKNVDILNSEAPKEMTIVLDERSLNFDFDKSNVKPQYYDLLNNIKEFVEQNNYEITIVGHTDSIGSNAYNFKLSRRRAESVKAKLLEFGLSEDRIVGIEAMGEEQPIATNATKEGRAQNRRVEFKLVQRETIPMPTESK, encoded by the coding sequence ATGGGAAAGAGAAAAAACTCAACAACAATAATGGTAATGTTGTTCTTATTAATATTTTCTTTACCAGCATTAGCAGTACAAGCCTTAACAACAACTCAAATGCGTGAAAATAGTATAAGAATAAATGCGCTAGAATTAAAGAATGTAGATATATTAAATTCAGAAGCACCAAAAGAAATGACAATAGTATTAGACGAAAGATCATTAAATTTTGATTTTGATAAATCAAATGTAAAACCACAATATTATGATTTATTAAATAATATAAAAGAATTTGTAGAACAAAATAACTATGAAATAACAATAGTAGGGCATACAGACTCAATAGGAAGTAATGCATATAACTTTAAACTTTCAAGAAGAAGAGCAGAAAGTGTAAAAGCAAAATTATTAGAATTTGGATTATCAGAAGATAGAATAGTAGGAATAGAAGCAATGGGAGAAGAACAACCAATAGCAACTAATGCGACAAAAGAAGGAAGAGCACAAAACAGAAGAGTTGAATTTAAGTTAGTTCAAAGGGAAACTATACCAATGCCTACTGAAAGCAAATAA